The Podospora pseudocomata strain CBS 415.72m chromosome 1 map unlocalized CBS415.72m_1, whole genome shotgun sequence genome has a segment encoding these proteins:
- the CAP2 gene encoding F-actin-capping protein subunit beta (COG:Z; EggNog:ENOG503NUTC) — translation MASQDPFDCALDLLRRLNPKHTGDHLSNIISLHPDLAEELLSSVDQPLTVQRCKQTGRDYLLCDYNRDGDSYRSPWSNQFDPPLDEAGAGGVGAGGSNEGAGEGAVPGERVRKMEIKANEAFDVYRELYYEGGVSSVYFWNLDDGFAGVVLLKKASPQGDATTSGVWDSIHVFEASERGRTSNYRLTSTVILTLATKGASLGEVDLSGNMTRQVEQDLPVDSDESHIANIGRLVEDMELKMRNLLQEVYFGKAKDVVGDLRSIGSLSQGQKDRETQRELIGSMRR, via the exons ATGGCTTCCCAAGACCCCTTCGACTGTGCACT ggacctcctccgccgcctcaacCCAAAACACACCGGTGACcacctctccaacatcatctccctccaccccgaccTCGCCGAAGAGCTCCTCTCCTCTGTCGACCAGCCGCTCACCGTCCAGCGCTGCAAGCAAACCGGCCGTGACTACCTCCTCTGCGATTACAACCGTGACGGCGACTCTTACCGCTCCCCCTGGTCCAACCAGTTCGACCCCCCCCTCGACGAAgccggcgctggcggcgTTGGCGCAGGAGGCAGCAATGAAGGCGCCGGCGAGGGTGCCGTTCCAGGCGAGCGTGTAAGAAAAATGGAAatcaaggccaacgaggcgTTTGATGTCTACAGAGAGCTGTACTACGAGGGGGGGGTGAGCTCGGTTTATTTCTGGAACTTGGATGATGGGTTtgctggtgtggtgttgttgaagaagg CCTCCCCACAAGGCGACGCTACCACCTCGGGTGTCTGGGACTCGATCCACGTCTTTGAAGCCTCTGAGCGCGGTCGCACCTCCAACTACCgcctcacctccaccgtcaTCCTTACCCTTGCTACCAAGGGCGCCTCCCTCGGCGAAGTTGACTTGTCCGGCAACATGACGCGCCAGGTGGAGCAGGACCTCCCAGTTGACAGCGACGAGAGCCACATTGCCAACATTGGCCGCCTTGTCGAGGATATGGAGCTCAAGATGAGGAACCTGCTGCAGGAGGTCTACTTTGGCAAGGCGAAGGATGTGGTGGGTGATCTGAGAAGCATTGGCAGCTTGAGCCAAGGGCAGAAGGACAGGGAGACACAGAGGGAGCTGATTGGGAGTATGCGGAGATAG
- a CDS encoding uncharacterized protein (COG:E; COG:I; EggNog:ENOG503NVBQ) — MAEKPSVLIIGGLGYIGRFLAQHIHKSNLASDVRIVDKVLPQLAWLPSEFEEACAGAKFVQADASREQSLPRIFDRADGKQFDYVFNCGGETRYSQEDEVYKLRSFDLSLNVGREAAKRGVKCFVELSTGMVYKPDSSPSKEQDKLKPWSKIAVFKLQAEEELAKIEGLNLVIVRLAHVYGPYASQWVATALCMARVYKALESEMKWLWTKDLRQNTVHIDDVSRALWAITGWYTAGKAKWDDGKMGKVPTFNVVDKGVTTQGTMADIIGEVFGISTGFQGSLISTFAKLNLDSVVDDVNDELLGPWADLLAEAGITRPGPLTPFMEKELLKDTDLSMDGSRLEEVVGFTYEKPKISKELVEEVIESYKKMKWWP; from the exons ATGGCGGAAAAACCGTCGGTGTTGATCATCGGCGGTCTTGGCTACATTGGCCGGTTCCTCGCCCAGCACATTCACAAAAGTAATCTCGCGTCCGACGTGCGCATCGTCGACAAGGTGCTCCCGCAGCTCGCGTGGTTGCCTTCAGAGTTTGAGGAAGCGTGTGCCGGCGCCAAGTTTGTGCAGGCAGATGCGAGCAGAGAGC AATCGCTCCCTAGGATATTCGACCGCGCGGACGGGAAACAATTTGACTATGTGTTCAACTGCGGTGGAGAGACTCGCTATTCacaggaggatgaggtgtACAAGCTGCGGTCGTTTGATTTGTCGCTGAATGTAGGAAGGGAAGCGGCGAAGAGAGGTGTCAAGTGCTTTGTCGAGTTGAGCACGGGGATGGTGTACAAGCCCGATTCGTCACCGAGTAAGGAGCAGGACAAGCTGAAGCCCTGGAGCAAGATTGCGGTTTTCAAGCTgcaggctgaggaggagttggccaAGATTGAGGG CTTGAACCTCGTCATTGTGCGACTTGCCCATGTTTACGGCCCATATGCGTCTCAATGGGTCGCTACAGCTCTCTGCATGGCCAGGGTGTACAAGGCCCTCGAGTCAGAAATGAAGTGGCTCTGGACAAAGGACCTCCGCCAAAACACAGTGCACATTGACGATGTCTCGAGGGCTCTGTGGGCCATCACGGGCTGGTACACAGCTGGAAAGGCCAAGTGGGACGACGGCAAGATGGGCAAGGTGCCAACTTTTAACGTGGTCGACAAGGGAGTGACAACTCAGGGAACCATGGCTGATATTATCGGGGAGGTGTTCGGCATCAGCACGGGCTTCCAGGGATCGTTGATCAGCACATTCGCCAAGCTTAACCTCGACAGTGTGGTGGACGATGTCAACGATGAGCTTTTGGGACCGTGGGCTGATCTTCTTGCGGAAGCTGGGATCACCAGGCCGGGACCTCTGACGCCTTtcatggagaaggagctATTGAAAGATACCGACTTGAGCATGGACGGCTCGAGGTTagaagaggtggttgggttCACGTATGAGAAGCCCAAGATTTcgaaggagctggtggaggaggtgattgagaGTTATAAGAAGATGAAGTGGTGGCCTTGA
- the ECM39 gene encoding Dol-P-Man:Man(7)GlcNAc(2)-PP-Dol alpha-1,6-mannosyltransferase (CAZy:GT22; COG:G; EggNog:ENOG503NYGI), with protein MASQNLPSEGAVVRKNEKASGPGLDSNGPDTILSASIPALILVHLIMAPYTKVEESFNIQATHDVLVYGTPSSNIHSRLSHTYDHFTFPGAVPRTFVGSVLLAGISQPIILILGFQHAQIIIRALLGLFNAFSLHIFTRNLRQAYGPAAARWYLLLQASQFHVLFYASRTLPNMFAFGLTTLASSYLLPNPKNIKSTPRRQRLAITMFVFAAVIFRSEVALLLATNLLYLVLLPAISIEQIIFPFVASFAIALASSVPIDSYFWQKPIWPELWGFYYNVVGGNSSNWGTSPWYYYFVSALPRLLVNPLSCTVLIPYSLYHPALAPAAKKLVIPSLLFVAIYSLQPHKEARFIFYVVPSLTAAAALGAATLSRKSQVLTLILFASVLASFAISTGMLLISSLNYPGGEALSYLATSLAESPSTSSGEVVPIHADVLSCMTGVTLFGSSSAAGSAFPKLEPDGGLIFHEKGSRGKGVVIKVDKTEDEGDLAHEEFWRGFRYVLTEDPDKVKERSKGVEWETVGVVRGFGGMEVLRPGQEGQRGNVGEVVGKGRVVEAVRDKVRGLTGGWWVGPGMVDRIWILRRGRGGKAGWKVREESS; from the exons ATGGCTTCTCAAAATCTACCCTCAGAGGGTGCAGTGGTGAGGAAAAATGAGAAGGCATCAGGTCCCGGCCTTGATTCTAACGGTCCAG ACACCATCCTCTCAGCTTCCATACCAGCCCTCATTCTCGTCCATCTCATAATGGCTCCTTACACCAAAGTTGAGGAATCATTCAACATTCAAGCCACACACGATGTGCTTGTCTACGGAACCCCCAGTTCAAACATCCACAGCAGGCTGTCCCACACCTACGACCACTTCACGTTCCCCGGTGCTGTTCCACGAACCTTTGTCGGCTcagtgttgttggccggTATATCACAACCCATCATTCTCATTCTAGGCTTCCAGCATGCACAGATCATCATTCGTGCCTTGCTTGGTCTATTCAATGCCTTCAGCTTACATATCTTCACCCGCAACCTTCGCCAAGCTTACGGCCCTGCTGCAGCAAGATGgtatctcctcctccaagccagCCAGTTCCACGTCTTATTCTATGCCTCACGCACTCTCCCGAATATGTTCGCCTTTGGCCTCACCACCCTGGCCAGTTCTTACCTGTTACCAAACCCCAAGAACATCAAATCGACACCCCGTCGCCAACGTCTAGCGATAACAATGTTCGTCTTCGCGGCAGTCATCTTCCGCTCTGAAGTTGCCCTGCTCCTTGCTACCAACCTCCTTTACCTCGTCTTGCTGCCTGCCATCTCCATCGAACAAATCATCTTCCCCTTTGTGGCCTCGTTCGCCATTGCTTTGGCAAGCTCAGTCCCAATCGACAGTTATTTTTGGCAAAAGCCCATATGGCCGGAACTATGGGGCTTTTACTACAACGTCGTCGGGGGCAACTCCTCAAACTGGGGGACGTCACCATGGTATTACTACTTTGTCTCGGCTCTACCAAGATTACTCGTCAACCCACTTTCTTGCACAGTTCTCATCCCTTATTCGCTATACCACCCTGCCTTGGCGCCCGCAGCGAAGAAACTTGTCATTCCGTCATTACTCTTCGTCGCCATCTACTCGCTCCAGCCCCACAAAGAAGCGAGGTTCATCTTCTACGtcgtcccctccctcacagCAGCCGCTGCCCTCGGCGCTGCTACTCTCTCCCGAAAATCGCAAGTCCTCACCCTTATTCTCTTCGCCTCAGTGCTCGCATCATTCGCCATCTCAACTGGGATGTTGCTCATCTCATCACTCAACTACCCCGGCGGCGAAGCCCTTTCGTACCTCGCCACCTCCCTGGCTGAATCACCATCCACCAGCTCAGGGGAGGTAGTCCCCATTCACGCAGATGTCCTCTCCTGCATGACGGGTGTCACCCTCTTCGGGTCTTCCTCCGCGGCGGGATCGGCGTTTCCAAAGCTGGAGCcggatggggggttgatcTTTCATGAGAAGGGAAGCCGGGGTAAGGGGGTTGTAATCAAGGTTGATAAGACGGAGGATGAAGGCGATCTAGCGCATGAGgagttttggagggggtttaGGTATGTTTTGACGGAGGATCCTGacaaggtgaaggagaggagtAAGGGGGTTGAGTGGGAGACTGTTGGGGTTGTGAGGGGGTTcggggggatggaggtgttgaggccAGGTCAGGAGGGGCAAAGGGGGAATGTAGGGGAGGTGGtagggaaggggagggtggtggaggcggtgaggGATAAGGTGAGAGGGTTGACGGGcggttggtgggttgggccGGGGATGGTGGATAGGATTTGGATTttgagacgggggaggggtgggaaggcGGGGTGGAAGGTACGGGAGGAGAGTTCATAG
- a CDS encoding uncharacterized protein (EggNog:ENOG503NU1I; COG:C; COG:G), producing the protein MTVEATGRVSIHLLEKNRRLSTLLAPAIAKRSKPPPLPPLPSGPLPPPYIPPNLGGLPGQTPPPKLNVVIQIVGSRGDVQPFIALGLVLRDTYGHRVRIATHGTFKKFVEENGLEFFDIGGDPAELMAFMVKHPGLMPGFEALRQGEIRRRRKGVEEMLEGCWRSCITQGGEGDRPFVADAIIANPPSFAHVHIAEKLGVPVHVMFTMPWTPTRAFPHPLADIIATNADDVLTNYVSYTLVEMMTWQGLGDVINRFRTNVLDLESLSLLWAPGLISRMRIPTTYCWSPALIPKPADWGEEVSVSGFFFLNLESGYEPDPTLKAFLDAGPPPVYIGFGSIVVDDPDALTKTIFDAVKRTGVRALVSKGWGGIGGDALSLPENVFMLGNCPHDWLFKKVAAVVHHGGAGTTAAGINAGKPTVVVPFFGDQIFWGNMIARSGAGPAPIPFKTLTAENLAAAIEKCLEPGTQTKAKELGQKIRAEKGADVGGKTFHQFLNTDNMRCSLAPSRVAVWRVRRTHVRLSALAAAVLVREGWLKYTDLKLHRSVEHDTDEQPWDPVSAATAALVGDFSALTLAVADFPREVFKGAKENKKAKEKSSYSEASSSRSTIVGDRNSVLVDDAASISASTISPSSSHQRTTSHAADAASISSNSTTPTAFTRIDTGTGTDTSSKLSPPPTRASGSSSPNREPFNLDLAVGAGKGAMRILGVGAKVHTNFCLGVARGFRNAPKLYHDETVRPVEKVTGFSSGVRVAGKEFSLGVYDGVSGLFTQPWKGAQKEGPVGLVKGFGKGVGGFFLKNSAALWSIPAYFSQGVQVQMRKSYFSKTEVMGYIIASRAKQGEEDLEFSTEEERRDILARWREMRQDGHDLKGLYSRYKDIKNEDRELSGEGSSNNKEEEPKTGWLRTRGLSFDKRKELHRQKEEWRRTHQGGAASPMSPGDVTPPERGMSRGSASSSTNNMLMALDDHEAIEAAIRESVQRTSNGNPEEDAAIEQLVRASVMGMRRQAAERALAAAENQAVDNRGASGQNTPPERPPQFDAGWPVDFKGNYISDEEFTNITDEEYQALIEEAVRQSLMEEQADQQGQSYQPYYADEKAALRNLQRKPVPSPRAEAFELPGNSGGTPPQRNSNDRDDEEEQLRRALEESEKEFRKDKEKLQRQMTEEEIVLEYVKKQSLQEEEFKRATRQSGSREGKGKDVSESWEVLNEYSDEDDEDLKRALEESLRMANKGRDGGPSA; encoded by the exons ATGACCGTTGAAGCCACTGGCCGCGTCTCGATCCATTTGCTGGAGAAGAACCGGCGCTTGTCTACGCTTCTTGCGCCTGCGATAGCCAAGAGGtcaaaaccccctcctttGCCCCCCTTGCCTTCTGGTCCCCTTCCTCCGCCGTATATCCCCCCTAACCTTGGTGGTCTGCCGGGACAGACGCCGCCCCCAAAGCTTAACGTTGTTATTCAGATTGTCGGGTCAAGAGGTGATGTCCAGCCTTTTATTGCGCTGGGCTTGGTCCTGAGGGATACATATGGCCACAGGGTCCGAATCGCCACGCATGGGACGTTTAAGAAGTTCGTCGAGGAGAATGGCCTCGAGTTTTTTGACATTGGGGGGGACCCGGCGGAGCTGATGGCGTTTATGGTGAAGCATCCGGGGTTGATGCCTGGCTTCGAGGCCTTGAGGCAGGGGGAgatcaggaggaggaggaagggggtggaggagatgctggaggggtgctggaggagctgtaTCACgcagggcggggagggggataggCCGTTCGTGGCGGACGCGATCATTGCAAACCCGCCGAGCTTTGCGCATGTGCATATTGCGGAGAAGTTGGGGGTGCCGGTACATGTCATGTTTAC GATGCCGTGGACACCGACAAGGGCGTTTCCCCATCCGCTGGCGGATATCATTGCTACCAACGCGGATGATGTCCTAACCAATTATGTTTCCTATACCCTGGTTGAGATGATGACTTGGCAGGGGCTGGGAGATGTGATCAACCGGTTTAGGACAAACGTCCTGGACTTGGagagcttgagcttgcttTGGGCTCCGGGGTTGATTTCGCGGATGAGGATACCGACTACGTACTGCTGGTCACCAGCTCTCATTCCCAAGCCAGCGGAttggggtgaggaggtgtcAGTGTCGGGGTTCTTCTTTCTGAACCTTGAGTCTGGGTACGAGCCTGACCCGACGTTAAAGGCATTCCTGGATGCTGGACCGCCGCCGGTATACATCGGTTTTGGGTCGATTGTCGTCGATGACCCTGATGCGCTGACCAAGACGATCTTTGATGCCGTCAAGCGCACTGGGGTGAGGGCTTTGGTATCAAAGGGATGGGGTGGCATCGGAGGAGATGCACTGAGCCTTCCGGAGAATGTCTTCATGCTCGGGAACTGTCCTCACGACTGGCTGTTCAAGAAGGTGGCGGCCGTGGTACATCACGGAGGTGCGGGGACCACAGCAGCGGGCATCAACGCTGGCAAGCCGACCGTCGTTGTGCCTTTCTTTGGAGACCAGATCTTCTGGGGCAACATGATTGCTAGGTCTGGTGCTGGGCCAGCACCAATTCCGTTCAAGACTTTGACAGCCGAGAACCTCGCGGCTGCTATTGAGAAGTGCTTGGAGCCGGGTACACAGACCAAGGCGAAGGAGCTCGGACAGAAGATCAGGGCGGAGAAAGGGGCTGATGTGGGTGGCAAGACGTTTCATCAGTTCTTGAATACTGACAACATGAGATGCTCGCTTGCGCCGAGTCGGGTTGCTgtttggagggtgaggaggacgcATGTCAGGTTGAGtgcgctggcggcggcggtgttggttAGGGAGGGATGGCTGAAGTATACGGATCTCAAGCT ACATCGCTCGGTAGAACATGACACAGACGAGCAGCCCTGGGACCCTGTCTCAGCAGCCACCGCGGCACTCGTTGGAGACTTCAGtgccttgaccttggccgTGGCCGATTTCCCCAGAGAAGTCTTCAAAGGtgccaaagaaaacaaaaaggccaaggaaAAGAGCAGCTACAGTGAAGCCTCGAGCTCCAGGTCAACAATCGTCGGCGACAGAAACAGCGtccttgttgatgatgcAGCCTCCATCTCAGCCAGCACCATCTCACCCAGCTCCTCTCATCAACGAACCACCTCCCACGCCGCCGACGCAGCCAGCATCAGCTCCAACTCTACCACTCCCACCGCCTTCACCAGAATCGACACCGGCACCGGGAccgacacctcctccaagctctcccctccccccacccgaGCATCGGGCTCAAGCTCCCCCAACCGCGAacccttcaacctcgaccttgcGGTAGGAGCAGGCAAAGGCGCCATGCGCATCCTAGGCGTGGGCGCAAAAGTCCACACCAACTTCTGCCTGGGCGTCGCCCGCGGCTTTCGCAACGCACCAAAGCTCTACCACGATGAGACAGTCCGTCCAGTGGAGAAGGTCACCGGTTTCAGCTCTGGCGTCCGCGTAGCTGGCAAGGAGTTCAGCCTGGGTGTCTATGATGGCGTCTCTGGCCTCTTTACCCAGCCCTGGAAAGGCGCACAGAAGGAAGGCCCCGTTGGCCTGGTCAAGGGTTTTGGCAAGGGAGTAGGCGGGTTCTTCCTCAAGAACTCGGCTGCCTTGTGGTCGATCCCGGCGTATTTCTCCCAGGGGGTGCAAGTTCAGATGAGGAAGAGTTACTTCTCCAAGacggaggtgatggggtaCATCATTGCCAGTCGGGCCAagcaaggggaggaggacctCGAGTTCtcgaccgaggaggagaggagggatatCTTGGCGAgatggagggagatgaggcaGGATGGGCATGATTTGAAGGGGTTGTACTCCCGGTATAAGGATATCAAGAATGAGGATAGGGAGTTGAGCGGCGAGGGCAGTAGCAATAacaaggaggaagagccaAAGACGGGATGGCTCAGGACGAGGGGGTTGAGTTTTGATaagaggaaggagttgcATAGACAAAAGgaggagtggaggaggacccATCAGGGAGGAGCGGCGTCGCCGATGTCACCTGGAGATGTGACGCCTCCGGAGAGGGGGATGAGCAGAGGGAGTGCGAGCTCTAGCACGAACAATATGCTGATGGCGCTGGATGATCATGAGGCTATTGAGGCTGCGATTCGGGAGTCGGTGCAGAGGACTTCGAATGGAAAtccggaggaggatgcggcGATTGAGCAACTGGTTAGGGCGAGTGTtatggggatgaggaggcaggcggcggagagggcgTTGGCGGCTGCGGAGAACCAGGCTGTGGACAATCGGGGAGCCTCTGGGCAGAATACACCCCCCGAGAGACCGCCGCAGTTCGACGCTGGGTGGCCGGTGGATTTCAAGGGGAATTATATCTCTGATGAGGAGTTCACCAACATCACGGATGAGGAATACCAAGCTTTGATCGAAGAGGCGGTGAGGCAGAGCttgatggaggagcaggctgaTCAGCAGGGGCAGTCGTATCAGCCCTATTATGCTGATGAGAAAGCGGCCTTGAGGAATCTGCAGAGGAAGCCTGTGCCGAGTCCCCGAGCTGAAGCGTTTGAGCTGCCGGGGAACAGTGGCGGCACGCCTCCTCAGCGAAACAGCAATGACcgtgacgacgaagaggagcaaCTTCGCCGAGCTCTGGAGGAGTCAGAGAAGGAGTTTAGAAaagacaaggagaagctccAACGGCAGATGACAGAAGAGGAGATTGTGCTCGAGTATGTCAAGAAACAGAGcttgcaggaggaggagtttaaGCGGGCGACGCGGCAGAGCGGATCgcgggaggggaaggggaaggatgTTTCCGAGTcgtgggaggtgttgaatGAGTATTcggatgaggacgatgaagatttgaagagggcgttggaggagagcttgaggatggcgaaTAAGGGGAGAGACGGAGGGCCGTCTGCTtga
- a CDS encoding uncharacterized protein (EggNog:ENOG503NU1I; COG:C; COG:G) — protein MTGNDNPGRPGPPPVPPRSPSRLSRQRLSSQPQQSEAQQPPSDGPRRTNAIPTHEDLMAGEDENLDVAPPAYGEGEHHDQLQLSQNGFAADAAVTSD, from the exons ATGACAGGCAACGACAATCCCGGCCGTCCCGGGCCACCACCAGTACCGCCTAGATCACCTTCCAGACTGTCTAGACAGCGGTTGTCTTCACAGCCGCAACAGTCAGAAGCTCAGCAGCCACCGTCAGACGGCCCGCGTAGGACAAACGCAATCCCAACCCATGAAGATCTCATGGCAGGCGAGGACGAGAACCTGGATGTAGCCCCCCCGGCTTACGGAGAAGGCGAGCACCATGATCAGCTACAGCTCTCGCAAAACGGATTCGCTGCCGACGCCGCTGTAACTT CCGACTAA
- a CDS encoding uncharacterized protein (EggNog:ENOG503P415) has protein sequence MAAPASKTIGDLNGKWVMNKTLSTPIEPGLALQGVGWMTRKMVGLATVTLEIKQFSAPASPPAEPSATQFTHVEIEQTGTGGMKGSTEKRCLDYTFRDHSDWLFGHVKGQSKWISTAEITDDFLKSGWIETDAEKGGPNGETHLLSYVESYDAGWTATQIWGFKECSDGKRRYARNVVIAKGSERVELQLYYDYLE, from the exons ATGGCCGCTCCCGCCTCCAAGACCATTGGTGACCTTAATGGAAAGTGGGTTATG AACAAAACCCTTTCCACCCCCATCGAGCCcggcctcgccctccaagGCGTCGGCTGGATGACCCGCAAGATGGTCGGCCTCGCAACCGTGACCCTCGAAATCAAGCAGTTCTccgcccccgcctcccccccggcCGAGCCCTCGGCCACCCAGTTCACCCACGTCGAGATCGAGCAGACCGGCACCGGCGGCATGAAGGGCTCGACCGAGAAGCGCTGCCTCGACTACACTTTCCGCGACCACTCCGACTGGCTCTTCGGCCACGTCAAGGGCCAGTCCAAGTGGATCTCCACCGCCGAGATCACCGACGACTTCCTCAAGTCTGGCTGGATCGAGACCGACGCCGAAAAGGGCGGTCCCAACGGCGAGACTCACCTCCTCAGCTATGTCGAGAGCTACGATGCCGGGTGGACCGCCACTCAGATCTGGGGTTTCAAGGAGTGCAGCGATGGCAAGAGGAGGTATGCGAGAAATGTGGTGATTGCCAAGGGGAGCGAGAGGGTTGAGTTGCAGCTTTACTATGACTACCTTGAGTAA
- a CDS encoding uncharacterized protein (EggNog:ENOG503P34X; COG:S), with protein sequence MADVMSQPSQPFVSKWASRYRGATVEDLDPPPALSLTPSDPISLALLSAFERDYTHLTIVSSSNRALLGYISIPHLQSLLESGKCKPEDEIRSAMIRFQRKGARYTVITMNTPLEELEGFFEGKDNGGQKQDFAVITDSGRRFVLGVATREDLEEFVKRRPA encoded by the exons ATGGCCGACGTAATGTCTCAACCATCACAGCCATTCGTCTCCAAGTGGGCGTCCCGGTATCGCGGG GCAACAGTAGAAGACCTCGACCCAccccccgccctctccctcaccccctccgaccccatctccctcgccctcctctccgcctttGAGCGCGACTACACCCACCTTACcatcgtctcctcctccaaccggGCCCTTTTGGGGTACATCTCCATCCCTCACCTGCAATCCCTCCTCGAGTCAGGGAAATGCAAACCCGAAGATGAGATCAGATCGGCAATGATCAGGTTCCAGCGCAAGGGGGCACGGTACACAGTCATCACCATGAACACTCCTCtcgaggagttggaaggGTTCTTTGAGGGCAAGGACAATGGCGGGCAGAAGCAGGATTTTGCCGTGATTACGGAtagcgggaggaggtttgttttgggggtggcgacgagggaggatttggaggagtttGTCAAAAGAAGGCCTGCGTAG
- the PIC2 gene encoding Cu/Pi carrier (EggNog:ENOG503NWEF; COG:C), with translation MAPLFPAFDTLQKTFGSGPTPSPTNSRTPLEARLDLYPAYSIADDAKSKAKKLSEEASREFNAASKKAQSKTGSIELYSGKYYAACTFGGLLACGLTHTAVTPLDLVKTRRQIDSKLYSGNFQAWRHILRTDGFRGIFVGWSPTLVGYSAQGAFKYGWYEYFKKTYADIAGPEAAHKYKTALYLSASASAEFLADIALCPFEAIKVRMQGTIPSQYSGTLNGLSTITAAEGVGGLYKGLYPLWGRQIPYTMMKFASFETIVEMIYARLPGQKSDYSKGAQTGVAFAGGYLAGILCAIVSHPADVMVSKLNAYRKAGEGFGAVTSRIYKDIGFKGLWNGLPVRIVMIGTLTGLQWMIYDSFKIFMGLPTTGGAAPPEDDQHS, from the exons ATGGCGCCCCTATTCCCTGCGTTCGATACGCTCCAAAAGACCTTTGGTAGCGGTCCGACACCAAGCCCAACCAACTCACGAACTCCCCTCGAAGCTCGCCTCGATTTGTATCCTGCCTACTCCATTGCCGATGATGCGAAGAGCAAGGCGAAAAAGCTCAGCGAGGAAGCCAGCCGAGAATTCAATGCCGCCAGCAAGAAGGCTCAGTCTAAAACCGGCAGTATCGAGCTCTACTCTGGGAAATACTACGCTGCCTGCACATTCGGCGGCTTGCTGGCTTGT GGTCTCACCCATACTGCAGTCACTCCCTTGGACCTTGTCAAGACTCGGCGCCAGATTGACTCCAAGCTCTATTCAGGAAATTTCCAGGCCTGGAGACATATCCTCCGAACCGACGGCTTCCGGGGCATCTTTGTCGGTTGGAGTCCAACCCTCGTCGGTTATTCGGCTCAGGGTGCGTTCAAGTACGGCTGGTATGAATACTTCAAGAAGACCTACGCCGACATTGCTGGCCCTGAGGCGGCTCACAAGTACAAGACTGCGTTGTACCTGTCTGCCTCGGCTTCGGCCGAGTTTCTGGCCGATATCGCGCTCTGCCCCTttgaggccatcaaggttcgGATGCAGGGTACTATCCCGTCCCAGTATTCGGGTACACTCAACGGCCTGAGCACCATCACAGCTGCTGAAGGCGTCGGTGGCCTGTACAAGGGTCTCTACCCGTTGTGGGGAAGACAAATCCCCTATACCATGATGAAGTTCGCTTCCTTTGAGACCATTGTCGAAATGATCTACGCTCGCCTCCCTGGCCAGAAGAGTGATTACAGCAAGGGCGCGCAGACGGGAGTGGCCTTTGCTGGTGGTTACCTGGCAGGTATTCTTTGCGCCATCGTGTCTCATCCTGCCGACGTCATGGTCAGCAAGCTGAATGCCTACCGCAAGGCCGGTGAGGGATTCGGTGCTGTGACATCAAGAATTTACAAGGACATCGGCTTCAAGGGGCTTTGGAACGGTCTGCCAGTCAGAATCGTCATGATTGGTACCCTCACTGGTTTGCAGTGGATGATTTAT GACTCTTTCAAAATCTTCATGGGCTTGCCGACGACGGGTGGTGCTGCGCCCCCCGAGGACGACCAGCACTCTTGA